A stretch of Myxococcus hansupus DNA encodes these proteins:
- a CDS encoding amidohydrolase family protein: protein MTDADADSPAPCLASAPTWREAGIAMPMPGLRDEEGPRLPEGLPPVVDAHVHLFPDRVFEAVWRWFDQYGWPIRYKLHTRQVLDFLLSRGVSQVVALHYSHRPGMARALNAYVAEVAREEPRVLGLATVLPGEPEATAVLEEAFAAGLRGVKIHCHVQAFSPDAPHLHEVYAACAKAGRPLVMHAGREPSSPHYPCDTYALCAAERVERVLKDHPTLKLCVPHLGADEFDAYARLLERHDNLWLDTTMALAGYFPVPLPRRALEVRPERILYGTDFPNLPYAWDRELRTLLGMKLDDAVLAGILGQNALRLYGV, encoded by the coding sequence ATGACGGACGCTGACGCCGACTCGCCCGCCCCCTGCCTGGCCTCCGCGCCCACGTGGCGGGAGGCGGGCATCGCCATGCCCATGCCCGGTCTGCGGGACGAGGAGGGCCCGCGACTGCCCGAGGGGTTGCCCCCCGTGGTGGACGCCCACGTCCACCTCTTCCCCGACCGGGTGTTCGAGGCCGTGTGGCGCTGGTTCGACCAGTACGGCTGGCCCATCCGCTACAAACTGCACACGCGCCAGGTGCTCGACTTCCTCCTGTCGCGAGGTGTCAGCCAGGTGGTGGCACTCCATTACTCCCACCGGCCGGGCATGGCGCGCGCGCTCAACGCCTACGTGGCGGAGGTGGCCCGCGAGGAGCCCCGCGTGCTGGGGCTGGCCACCGTCCTCCCAGGCGAGCCGGAGGCCACGGCCGTGCTGGAGGAGGCCTTCGCCGCCGGCCTGCGCGGCGTGAAGATTCACTGTCACGTGCAAGCCTTCTCGCCCGACGCGCCGCACCTGCACGAGGTGTATGCCGCGTGCGCGAAGGCGGGCCGGCCCCTCGTCATGCACGCGGGCCGGGAGCCCTCCAGCCCCCACTACCCTTGCGACACCTACGCGCTCTGCGCCGCCGAACGCGTGGAGCGTGTGCTGAAGGACCATCCCACGCTGAAGCTGTGCGTGCCCCACCTGGGCGCGGACGAGTTCGACGCGTATGCCCGGCTCCTGGAGCGCCACGACAACCTCTGGCTGGACACCACCATGGCCCTGGCCGGGTACTTCCCCGTGCCCCTGCCCCGGCGCGCGCTGGAAGTCCGGCCCGAGCGCATCCTCTACGGCACCGACTTCCCCAACCTGCCCTATGCGTGGGACCGGGAGCTGCGGACGCTGCTGGGGATGAAGCTGGATGACGCGGTGCTCGCCGGCATCCTGGGGCAGAACGCGCTGCGCCTTTACGGAGTGTGA
- a CDS encoding response regulator, translated as MTHILVVDDDASHRTLICDALEEMGYPTVQAANGREALDLLEGDMPSAVLLDLRMPVMSGWGLLDALKKMPRARGLPIIIISGYGFEWEAELVGAAGYISKPVDLDKVRMTVQQIAGPPEMSFVH; from the coding sequence ATGACCCACATCCTGGTCGTCGACGACGACGCGAGCCACCGCACGCTCATCTGCGATGCCCTCGAGGAGATGGGCTATCCCACGGTTCAGGCGGCCAACGGCCGTGAAGCGCTGGACCTGCTGGAGGGAGACATGCCCTCCGCCGTGCTGCTCGACTTGCGGATGCCTGTCATGAGTGGCTGGGGATTGCTCGACGCACTCAAGAAGATGCCCCGCGCGCGGGGACTGCCCATCATCATCATCTCCGGCTACGGCTTCGAGTGGGAGGCCGAGCTGGTGGGCGCCGCCGGCTACATCTCCAAGCCGGTGGACCTGGACAAGGTGCGGATGACGGTGCAGCAGATCGCCGGTCCGCCGGAGATGTCGTTCGTCCACTGA
- a CDS encoding ABC transporter ATP-binding protein, with amino-acid sequence MMPSPSDDLAIDARGLQKRFGNFTALDGLDLQIPRGAFYAYLGPNGAGKSTSIALLTGVYGPDAGTIRMLGVDAVARPMEVKRRVGVVPEELSLFERLSGRQYLTFCARMYGLDGDVAAARATELLELTELTYKAGALVAEYSKGMRRRLAIAAALIHAPELVLLDEPFEGIDVLAAGVIRELLRELSRRGVTLLLTTHVLEIAERLATHAGIIRGGRMLDQGPVGTLLSRYDCPSLEAVFEKLISVPASRNARLSFYGDAPAPVAALHRESA; translated from the coding sequence ATGATGCCCTCTCCTTCCGATGACCTCGCCATCGACGCCCGTGGCCTGCAGAAGCGCTTTGGCAACTTCACCGCGCTCGACGGGCTGGACCTGCAGATTCCTCGGGGCGCCTTCTACGCGTACCTGGGCCCCAACGGCGCCGGGAAGTCCACCAGCATCGCGCTGCTCACGGGCGTGTATGGCCCGGACGCGGGCACCATCCGCATGCTCGGCGTGGACGCGGTGGCCCGGCCCATGGAGGTCAAGCGCCGCGTCGGCGTGGTGCCGGAGGAGCTGAGCCTCTTCGAGCGGCTCTCCGGACGGCAATACCTCACCTTCTGCGCACGCATGTACGGGCTGGACGGCGACGTGGCCGCGGCCCGCGCCACCGAGCTGCTGGAGCTGACGGAGCTCACCTACAAGGCCGGCGCGCTGGTGGCGGAGTACTCCAAGGGCATGCGCCGGCGGCTCGCCATCGCCGCGGCGCTGATCCACGCGCCGGAGCTGGTGCTGCTGGACGAGCCCTTCGAGGGCATCGACGTGCTGGCCGCGGGCGTCATCCGCGAGCTGCTGCGCGAGCTGAGCCGGCGCGGCGTGACGCTGCTGCTCACCACGCACGTCCTGGAGATCGCGGAGCGGCTGGCCACCCACGCGGGCATCATCCGCGGCGGACGCATGCTGGACCAGGGCCCGGTGGGCACACTGCTGTCGCGTTACGACTGCCCGTCGCTGGAGGCGGTGTTCGAGAAGCTCATCTCCGTGCCGGCCTCGCGCAACGCGCGCCTGTCCTTCTATGGCGACGCCCCCGCGCCCGTGGCGGCGCTGCACCGGGAGTCCGCATGA